The DNA segment TCTTCATGTCCAACTATCACAGCTTCACATTTGTCTTCACATCCAACAACAGCAGCTTCACAATTTTCTTCGTGTCCAGCTACAGAAGCTTCACATTCGTCTTCCTGTCCAGCTATCACAGCTTCACATCCAACCACAGCAGATTCACATTTGTCTTTCTGTCCATTTACACCAGTTTCACATTTGTCTTCATATCCAGCTATCACAGCTTCACATTTATCTTTACATCCAGCCACAGCAGCTTCACATTCGTCTTCCTGTCCAGCTACACCAGTTTCCCATTTGTCTTCATGTCAAGCAATCACAGCTTCACATTTGTCTTCACATCTAGCCAAAGAAGTTTCACATTTGTCTTCCTGTCCAGCTACACCAGTTTCACATTTGTCTTCAGGTCCAGCTATCACAGCTTCACACTTGTCTTCACATCCAGCCACAGCAGCTTCACATTTGTCTTCACATCCAGTTACACCTGCTTCAACACTGGGTTCATCACATCTGTCTACATCAGCTTCATTGAATTTATGATCCTTGTTGTATTTGTCATCATGTCCATCTACTTCAACATAGCATGGCAAGCCCTCAATAGTTGATTCTGGTTCGGACCATTCAAACTCTGAGAGTGATTATTTGCCCAGTAGATCAGATGGTTCTGATTCCAGTAGCAATGATGATTATCTATTGCATAAAAGGAGtaggtaggagcactccgtcggtttcgatgattagggtcccagctgatacgatcaacgggacagcttgctcgtgatattaacatgcaagtggctgagcactccacagacacgtgtatccttaacgtagttctcggggatattcagcgtgacacagagagtgacaaggctggccctttgaaatacaggtacaagagaaacaggaagaaagagcgagagaaagttgtggtgaaagagtacagcagggttcaccaccaccccctgccggagcctcgtggagcttttaggtgtttttgctcaataaaacactcacaatgcccggtctgggaatcgaaaccgcgatcctccgaccgcgagtccgctgccctaaccactgggccattgcacctccaataAAAGGAGTAGGAGGGCAGAAGCCATGACCCTGATCAACAGAATGTGGTGTGGTAAGCGATGGACAATTTTCTGATACAAAAGCAGACCTTCAGAACCACAGTTCATCATTGGAGGTATTCTCTGAATTCATTACAAAGAAAATGCTTGAATACATGGCTGACAAAAACCAATGACAATACTGTGAATCATCCACAGAATGCAAGGCCTGGACATGATGCTGAATAGTTTCCAACTACAGGTGACAACCTCATTTTTGCATGCATTTTTCACTCGCATTGGTATTGTGCAGTAAGCAATGCTTGCTTCATATTGGAGCAGGGACCCCACATCTGCAGTGTCTTTCTTTGCAGAGACAATaccatatgtttctttatttcacagaagagataaacaaggacagacaaagagacaccagtgcataactggtacttaatttatcaaccccgaagggatgaaaagcaaagtcaacctcggcaggacttgaactcataacgtaatggcagatgaaatacctatttctttactacccacaaggggctaaacacagaggggaaaaacaagaacagacaaagggattaagtcgattatatcgactccagtgcataactggtacttatttaatcgaccccgaaaggatgaaaggcaaagttaacctcggcagaatttgaactcagaacgtaacggcagacaaaataccgctaagcatttcatctggcgtgctaatgtttctgccagcttgccacctaaagAGACAATACCATATGATTGTGTTTTAGCATTGCTGAAGAAACCTTCATTTCAACTCTGGAGACAACAATGAGGCCAGGCTtcacaaaattgcaggccttgtgccaaaaatacaaaagaattctTATTCTGattatcattaaggcagtgatagcagcaagctagcagaactgttagaacgctggacaaaatacttagcagtatttcgcctgattcagattccatcaaggtcaactttgcctttcatcttttcggagtcaataaattaagtaccagtgaagcactggggtcaatgtaatcaactagtcctctctctcaaaatttcaggccttgtgctcttaacagaaaggattgttattattattattaaggcagtgagctggctgaaccatggaacaaaatgcttagtagctctttactttctgagttcaagttctgcagaggctgactttgctttggtcagcccgaggttatagtagaagacacttgcccaaggtgccacgcagtgggactgaacccggaaccatgtggttggtaagcaagctacttaccacacaaccactcctatgccttaaaattatctccccttttccttGAGAGTCGTTAACACTTACATCTGgatttttgatttctttctctcactagaaaagaaattgcatttcattgaaaatattttgtcaagccaagatgatgatgaagacagtgGCAATGATAGTGATAGTAAAGATGACGATAAGGATGATGATCCTGATGGTGAAGatagtggttatggtgatgataaGTGGCAATAAAGTTGATAATGGTGAGATACCGCTACCAAAATAatggcgatgaggatgatgacggtggcaatgattataatgatgctgAGGATGATaaaagtggtgggggtgggggtgctgcAGCTGcagttggtagtagtggtggttgtggtggtggtaatggtggtggtggtggtggtgatgctgctggtgGTGCAGGtgctgatgttggtggtggtgctggtggtagtggtggtggtggtagtggtggtggtgctggtggtagtagtggtggtgctggtgttagtggtggtggtggtagtggtggtggttttggtggttgttttggtggtggttttggtggtggtggtagtggtgatagtggtattggtggtggtaatggtggtggtggtgcaggtgctgatgttggtggtggtgctggtggtagtggtggtggtgctggtggtagtggtgctggtgctggtgttagtggtggtggtggtggtggtggtggtggtagtggtggttgtctTGGTGGTggtttaggtggtggtggtagtggtgatagtggtattggtggtggtagtgctggtgctaatgttgatggtggtgctggtggtggtagtggtgctgctgctgctgctggggcAGGGGTTATGAAATAGTGACAAACATAACTAATATCAATAAAGGTGGTAATGTCAGTGATGAGagtagtggtggggatggtggtggtggtgctactgctgctgctgatgctggtggtagtgatggtaataatGTTTGCAGTGGTAATGGaaggcatgatgatgatgatgatgatgcagaagaGGATGATCTAGCTGCTACTATTGTttctgatggtattgatgatagCAGCTGTGATGATGAAGAACTGCTGAGCTTGCTTCTGCTTCTGCTTTtgctgtgctgctgctgatgatgatgatgatgatgatgatgatgatgatgatgatgatgatggtgatggtaatggtggtggtggtggtggtggtggtggtggtggtgatgaggaggaggatgatggcaatgatgatgatgatgatgatgatgatgatggcaatgatgatgatgatgacaatgataacagtCATagggatggtggtgctggtggtagtggtggtggtggtaatgatgatgttgatgatgatgacaaaaaccatgatggtggtgtggtggtggtggtggtggtggtgtggtggtggtggtggtggtggtggtggtggtggtggttgtggtggtggcatcaGCTATGGTTGTGtggatgacagcaacaacaacaacaacaacaacaataacgacaacatgTGCTCTATTAAATTATTACAAGTCAAACCATTTGGCCAGCAAACCAACAAGCCAGCATGAGGAAACAAACTGAAGCAGAAGATTCAATTATTTGCCATTGGTTATTAAAGGAATGTGATTTACAGCGATTTCTGTACTTTTTCCCATCCCTTAGAAGACAATTGACTTTTTGTCTGGATTATTGGACAATTTCAGACACACTTCAGTGAATTTATTTCTTGGAATGCAGCTGTGTCATGCAGCAATTTTGACAATTCCTTCGTACACACCAAACTGTAAACAAGCAAGCGTGTTTTAATGGAGATGTCTGCATAGAGCAGACATTACAAAGACTTTGCTACGACTCATTGACATTAATATattgagtgaatgtgtatgtaattTTGGAAATGCTTGAGCATATCTGTAATATGTGAGTGAGggtaaatgaacacacacatacatatatgggttaacatatatatatatgggtctgtaagtatcaatgtgtgtgtgtatgcataggcaTTTCTATGTGTGGGCAAATGTGTTGATATCAGTATGTggtgcactgatatatatatatatatataatatatatatatatatatatatatatatatatcacacacacatacatatatacatatagatatagatatatatacatatatatatatataatatatatatatatatgtatatatcatcatcatcatcatcatcatcatttaacgtccgctttccatgctagcaagggttggacggctcaactggtgtctggggagcccgaaggctgcatcaggccagtcagatctggcagtgtttctacagctggatgcccttcctaacgccaaccactccgagagtgtatatatatatgcatgtatatattatatatagatagatagatatgttttggGTCATACcttaaataatgcggttttttcaattgcatgaactaaaagccagaggggacaggataaactacctgcatgaacttgctataaaagcaagtcgtaattttaccttgtccttattcttagtgcaagttttggagAGTGCAGtctgattttaacagttatattttcaaagctataatggaagtgacaaaggagcatatctggcatattttgctttatgagttcaataaagacaacaatgcaAGTGTGAataatataaatggatatatatatatatatcatcatcatcatcatcatcatttaacgtccgctttccatgctagcatgggttggacggttcaactggggtctggggagcccgaaagctgcaccagtccagtcagatctggcagtgtttctacagctggatgcccttcctaacgccaaccactccgagagtgtagtgggtgattttatgtgccactgacacaggtgccagacgaggctggcgaacggccacgctcggatggtgttttttatgtgccaccgacacagtgccagacgaggctggcgaacggccacgctcggatggtgtttttttatgtgccaccgacacaggtgccagacgaggctggcagacggccacgctcggatggtgtttttatgtgccaccgacacaggtgccagatgaggctggcaaacggccacgatcggatggtgtttgttacgtgcccacagcacggaggccagtcgatgcggtactggctacggccacgttcggatggttttcttgtgtaccacgtgccaccggca comes from the Octopus sinensis linkage group LG11, ASM634580v1, whole genome shotgun sequence genome and includes:
- the LOC115217288 gene encoding uncharacterized protein LOC115217288, with the protein product MWNVWDQCMTGIAHITNSLESYHSVAEKHKSTIEGLPCYVEVDGHDDKYNKDHKFNEADVDRCDEPSVEAGVTGCEDKCEAAVAGCEDKCEAVIAGPEDKCETGVAGQEDKYKWETGVAGQEDECEAAVAGCKDKCEAVIAGYEDKCETGVNGQKDKCESAVVGCEAVIAGQEDECEASVAGHEENCEAAVVGCEDKCEAVIVGHEDKWETGVAGQEDECEAAVVGCEDECEAVIAG